The sequence GCCGCGTCCATACACTGACCCTGGAGGCTCTATGACCCGACTCAAAGGCAGCTCAGGCGGCGGTGGCCGCTGGTGGCTGATCATCCTGATCCTCGTGATCCTGTTCCTGCTCGTCTACTTCCTGTACCTCAAGCCCCAGGGCATCCTCAACCTCGGCTTCTGAGCCACGTTGACTGCCTGTCATCACCCAACCCCCAGGAGGCATGTTCATGATCAAAGGCAAAGACATTCTCGGCCGTCCCATCGTCGCCGTGAACAACGGTGAGAAGGTCGATACCGTGCACGACGTCGTGTTCGACCACAATGCCAACCAGGTGCTGGCCCTGCTCGTTGATGAGGGCGGCTGGTTCAGCGCGGCGAAGGCCGTGCCGTTCGCCAGCATCCGCTCGTTCGGCGAGGACGCCATCATGATCGGCTCGGCCGACGACGTGACCACCAGCCGCGAGGACGGTCAGCTCAAGGACGCGCTGGCCGCCAAGCACAGCCTGATCGGCATGAAACTGCTGACCAGCGACGGGCAGGATCTCGGGCGCATCGCCGACGTGTACTTCGACGAAGAGACCGGGCACGTGCAGGGGTACGAGGCGACCGGCGGGCTGTTCTCGGACATGAGCAGCGGGCGCACCTTCGTGCCAGCGCCCGAGCAGGTGCAGATCGGCGAGGACGCCGCCATCGTTCCCGTAACGGTCGCGGCCGCCATGCAGGAACAGGAACCCGGCGGCATCAAGGGAGCGCTGCAGTCCGCGTCGGCCAGCGTGAAGGACGCCTACGGCAACGTGGCCGAGGGCGTGCAGGGGGCCTACGTCAGCGCGGCCGGTTCGGTGAAGGAGACCTACAGCAATATCGCCGACGCGACCCGCGAACGCCAGAAGGAGTACGTCGTGGGCCGCACCGCCGGCAGCGATCTGCTGCTCGACGACGGCAGCGTGCTCGTTCACAAGGGCGACACCATCACCGCCCTGCAGGCCGAGCGGGCCGACACCGCCGGGAAGCTCACGGCCCTGGCGACCAGCGCCACCGGCGGCACCCTGGCCGACGCCTACGGCACGGCCGTGCAGGGCGTACAGGAGCGCTACGAGGACGTCCGGGACGCCACCGCCGAGCGCCAGAAGGCGTACGTGGTCGGCAAGACCGCCAGCCGCGACATCACCACTGAGGCAGGCGAGGTGATCGTGCCGCAGGGCGCGGTGATCACCACCTTCCAGGCGGATCGGGCCGAGGCGACCGGCAAGCTCGCCGCCCTGACCGCCGCCGCGACCGCCGGAGCACTCAGCACCAGCGCTCAGGCCCTCACGGCACGCGCGGATCTCGATCCGAACGATCCCCAGGCCGCCGTGGGCCGCCGCCTGCAGGCGGACGTCCGCGCGCCCGGCGGCAGCCTCGTCGGCGCGCAGGGGCAGATCGTGACACCCGCGATCCTGGAGCGGGCACGCCACCTGGGCGTGGAGCAGCAACTGCTGGCGGCCACGCGGTCCGGAGGCACGGCGGTCGGTTCCAGTGTGGCCGGAGCGGGCGCGGCCGTGGCTGGCGGTCTCGCGACCGTGTCCGAGGGAGCCAGCGGCCTGCTCGACCGTGCCAAGTCCTGGCTGGGCGACAAGCGCGAGCAGGCCGAGTCGGCCCTCGACGAGCGGCAGCAGGAGGCGCAGGAACAGAAAGTCCGGGACGCCCTGGGCCGTCCCGTGAACCGGGTGATCCTGGCGCCGGACGACTCGATCATCC comes from Deinococcus sp. KSM4-11 and encodes:
- a CDS encoding PRC-barrel domain-containing protein, which codes for MIKGKDILGRPIVAVNNGEKVDTVHDVVFDHNANQVLALLVDEGGWFSAAKAVPFASIRSFGEDAIMIGSADDVTTSREDGQLKDALAAKHSLIGMKLLTSDGQDLGRIADVYFDEETGHVQGYEATGGLFSDMSSGRTFVPAPEQVQIGEDAAIVPVTVAAAMQEQEPGGIKGALQSASASVKDAYGNVAEGVQGAYVSAAGSVKETYSNIADATRERQKEYVVGRTAGSDLLLDDGSVLVHKGDTITALQAERADTAGKLTALATSATGGTLADAYGTAVQGVQERYEDVRDATAERQKAYVVGKTASRDITTEAGEVIVPQGAVITTFQADRAEATGKLAALTAAATAGALSTSAQALTARADLDPNDPQAAVGRRLQADVRAPGGSLVGAQGQIVTPAILERARHLGVEQQLLAATRSGGTAVGSSVAGAGAAVAGGLATVSEGASGLLDRAKSWLGDKREQAESALDERQQEAQEQKVRDALGRPVNRVILAPDDSIILNVGEIITHKAVQAARTGDVLDILLDSVSKEVPDIDPLASRPHETGTAALDGQPDPTAPQRS